The sequence CAATCTGCAGCCCAAGATTCGTGCAGAATGTTAATTCAACCTCAGGAATACGAATTATCATGAGGAATATCATCGTAGATATTCGAAAGAAATCATGTATAGTGTATATATGTTACTGATTGGGTATTTCTGGTCATGGAGACCTCCTAGATTTCCTCCAGCTGCACCCCCCTGAACAAAGATGGTTCTCGATTTTCAAAAAATTCGGTATCTTTCTTAATTTGATTCTAATCAGAAATAGGGTGGTTTGATGAGACATAATTTACCACACCTGAGAAAGAGAATGTGCAGAGGTATCATAAGCGACTGATGTTGCCTCCACAAAACCCTGGTCAATATACATTCATTATGAACTTGGTTAATTATGGTGTATTATCCATTCGatcgattatatatatatagccatTTATCAGAATGTACAAATGATATATGTACCTGTATGAACAAAATGGCAATCAGCAGAAGACACAGGAGCTTCATGATATTTGTTGGGATATCAAGATAATGTGTTAAGTGGACATTGTGCATGGGAATTAAGCGGGCTATTTATAGATATTTCGATGATTGATTTACTTTTGAAGGGGTCACATGCAATGGTCACAGATTTTTTGTTGGTTGGCTTAGGTGAGATAAGGCTAGTAAAAATTTAATGCCTCTCAACTTTTTGCGTTTTGAAAGTTTGTAGAGTCATCGACATATATCGCGTAAAGGCGTTTGTCATGGTATTACAACCTACAGCTCATGCCCAGTATAATGATTCTTTGGCTGGTTTGTTTATGGTCCCCTCCTCGGCAGAGCCCGGGATTGTAGCGAGGCAGACGTGCATgccttatatttatatattgtttcaAAGTTATGCTAATTCttaaggaaaaaaatgaaactGATGCATTAATTATTACAGTGGAAAACTATGTATTTTTATATGAGGTCTCGACTCTGAACAACGGCTCATTAATTGGCACTCACGAGGATATATNATATTCACTATTCAGTGTCTTTTGAGCATCATCGACAGCTGGCTGGCTGGCTACCCAATCATTGAATCTATAccaagtaatatattttaatttattttattttttgactttATA comes from Primulina huaijiensis isolate GDHJ02 chromosome 2, ASM1229523v2, whole genome shotgun sequence and encodes:
- the LOC140961791 gene encoding uncharacterized protein produces the protein MHNVHLTHYLDIPTNIMKLLCLLLIAILFIQGFVEATSVAYDTSAHSLSQGGAAGGNLGGLHDQKYPINCPAECSRRCSRASRRKICYRSCTGCCRRCNCVPPGTYGNTHLCPCYASLRTRGNRLKCP